The following are encoded in a window of Paenibacillaceae bacterium GAS479 genomic DNA:
- a CDS encoding glutamate-5-semialdehyde dehydrogenase gives MNINSTYASPKAEAEDKAAKARKAAAILAVLTTEQKNEALELIAAALVQRTPELLAANEIDLQRGREGGTPASLLDRLKLTPDRIVGIAEGVRQVIALPDPVGNTLQSIERPNGLQITQVTVPLGVIGMIYEARPNVTVDAASLCLKTGNAVVLRGGSAALQTNLKLVEVLRGALAGSALPPEALQLIEDPSRASADAMLKLNGLLDVIIPRGGAALIRNVIENATVPVIETGAGICHTYVHGDADVEMALPIALNAKVQRPSVCNSMETLLLHRDFAAAHLPHIAGAMKEAGVELKGCAETVKLAGDAAQFQLATEQDFATEYNDYILNIRVVSSLEEALEHIERFGTRHSECIVTASGEAASAFLDRVDAAAVYHNASTRFTDGFEFGYGAEIGISTQKLHARGPMGLPALTSTKYRIQGNGQIRG, from the coding sequence ATGAACATCAATTCTACGTATGCATCGCCAAAAGCTGAAGCGGAAGACAAAGCGGCAAAAGCCAGAAAAGCAGCGGCGATCCTTGCTGTTCTCACAACGGAGCAGAAAAACGAAGCTCTTGAGCTCATTGCAGCCGCTCTCGTTCAGCGCACGCCGGAGTTGCTTGCAGCTAATGAAATCGATTTGCAGCGCGGCCGTGAGGGCGGTACTCCCGCTTCCCTACTGGATCGGCTGAAGCTCACGCCGGATCGCATCGTTGGCATCGCCGAGGGCGTGCGTCAGGTCATTGCTTTGCCCGACCCTGTTGGCAATACCTTGCAAAGCATCGAGCGTCCGAACGGCCTCCAGATTACTCAGGTGACAGTGCCTCTCGGCGTTATCGGTATGATTTATGAAGCACGGCCTAATGTTACCGTTGACGCAGCATCGCTTTGCTTGAAAACCGGCAACGCCGTTGTGCTCCGCGGCGGCAGCGCCGCACTGCAAACGAATCTCAAGCTGGTCGAAGTGTTGCGCGGCGCACTGGCAGGCTCAGCCCTGCCACCTGAAGCGCTACAGCTCATCGAGGACCCAAGCCGCGCTTCCGCTGATGCCATGCTAAAGCTGAATGGCTTGCTGGACGTCATCATTCCGCGCGGCGGCGCGGCTCTCATTCGCAACGTGATCGAGAACGCAACCGTGCCTGTCATTGAGACCGGTGCTGGAATCTGCCATACTTATGTCCATGGAGATGCGGATGTTGAGATGGCTCTCCCTATCGCGCTCAATGCCAAGGTGCAGCGGCCATCGGTTTGCAATTCAATGGAGACGTTGCTGCTCCACCGTGATTTTGCTGCCGCACATCTCCCCCATATAGCTGGCGCGATGAAGGAAGCTGGCGTTGAGCTGAAGGGCTGCGCGGAAACGGTTAAGCTTGCCGGAGATGCAGCACAATTTCAACTGGCGACCGAACAAGACTTTGCAACAGAATACAACGATTATATACTGAATATTCGCGTGGTGAGCAGCCTGGAGGAAGCGCTGGAACATATCGAGCGGTTCGGTACCCGTCACTCGGAATGCATCGTTACAGCCAGCGGCGAAGCCGCTTCGGCGTTCCTCGATCGCGTAGATGCCGCCGCCGTTTACCATAATGCTTCAACCCGTTTCACGGATGGTTTTGAGTTCGGCTACGGCGCGGAAATCGGCATCAGCACGCAGAAGCTGCATGCTCGCGGCCCAATGGGCTTGCCTGCACTCACTTCGACCAAGTACCGTATCCAAGGCAACGGCCAGATCCGGGGTTAA
- a CDS encoding pyrroline-5-carboxylate reductase, protein MTMHTAADSAAASASQNSQLQQLRFCFYGAGSMAEAVARGMTERKLCPPEQIGMFNRSGGPRLAELRSRYGLTTAETPEDKKSMLSEADVIILSMKPKDAEEALRSVSSILREGQLIVSMIAGLSIRTIQALIGKQLPVVRTMPNTSCSIGLGATGISFSPDVSVEQRMIGEQLFRSVGLTVTVEENLLEAVTGVSGSGPAYLYYIMESMIKAGVELGLDSALSRELTVQTMLGAAEMMRVTGEEPAELRRQVTSPGGTTQAAIALMEEHEVGLHFRSGMKRSAERAADIGRELERSVLGDQHES, encoded by the coding sequence ATGACTATGCATACTGCCGCAGACTCCGCTGCGGCTTCAGCTTCTCAAAACTCCCAGCTGCAGCAGCTGCGCTTCTGCTTCTACGGTGCAGGCTCAATGGCGGAAGCCGTTGCACGAGGAATGACCGAGCGTAAGTTATGTCCGCCCGAGCAAATCGGCATGTTCAATCGCAGCGGCGGTCCCCGTCTGGCTGAGCTTCGCTCTCGTTACGGCCTCACAACCGCAGAAACGCCCGAGGACAAAAAAAGTATGCTTAGCGAAGCCGACGTCATCATTCTGAGCATGAAGCCGAAGGACGCTGAGGAAGCCCTTCGCTCTGTAAGCAGCATTCTGCGAGAAGGCCAGTTAATCGTCTCCATGATTGCAGGCCTGTCTATCCGCACGATTCAGGCTTTGATCGGCAAGCAGCTACCGGTCGTCCGCACGATGCCGAACACTTCCTGTTCCATCGGTCTTGGTGCCACTGGCATCAGCTTCTCGCCGGATGTCAGTGTAGAGCAGCGCATGATCGGTGAGCAGCTATTTCGTTCGGTCGGCCTCACTGTGACGGTCGAGGAAAATCTTCTGGAGGCTGTTACCGGTGTTTCCGGCAGTGGCCCCGCCTATTTGTACTACATCATGGAATCCATGATTAAGGCCGGTGTTGAGCTTGGACTGGACAGCGCGTTATCTCGCGAGCTTACCGTGCAAACGATGCTTGGCGCCGCCGAGATGATGCGTGTAACGGGCGAGGAGCCTGCTGAGCTGCGCCGTCAGGTGACGAGTCCTGGCGGTACAACCCAAGCCGCAATTGCGCTCATGGAGGAGCATGAGGTCGGACTGCATTTCCGCAGCGGCATGAAGCGTTCTGCAGAGCGGGCGGCCGACATTGGACGCGAACTGGAAAGGAGTGTTCTTGGTGACCAACACGAATCTTAA
- a CDS encoding 2,3-diketo-5-methylthiopentyl-1-phosphate enolase, translating to MTNTNLNGLTGMCVATYRVHDDGADFAKKALSIAVGLTVGSWTDLPELRKAEMEKHLGRVLSVQEHAGDGSPGGRHADIRIAYPDINFSRDIPALLVTVFGKLSMDGRVKLIDLDVSEGFQSAFPGPKFGIQGVRGLLGVHDRPLLMSIFKSVIGHDLKGLEEQFYQQALGGVDLIKDDEILFENAETGIDRRVSVCMEAARRASEQTGQKLLYAVNLTGPTSKLADQARRAIAEGANALLFNVLAYGYDALHELSADSTINVPIAAHPALAGAFYPSPHYGIAAPLLLGKLMRLAGADLVLFPSPYGSVVMPKEENLAIREALLDETRPLRTSFPVPSAGIHPGLVPLIVRDFGLDSVVNAGGGVHGHPGGAAAGGQAFRQAITAAMSGVPLQQAAAEPGNEALRAAVEAWGVREA from the coding sequence GTGACCAACACGAATCTTAACGGATTAACCGGCATGTGCGTCGCGACATATCGCGTGCATGATGATGGGGCTGATTTTGCCAAAAAAGCTCTGTCCATCGCAGTTGGCCTAACAGTCGGCAGCTGGACCGATCTTCCTGAACTGCGCAAAGCAGAGATGGAAAAACATCTCGGCCGAGTGCTGTCAGTACAGGAGCATGCAGGCGACGGCTCTCCCGGGGGCCGCCACGCCGATATTCGCATTGCCTACCCGGACATCAACTTCAGCCGGGATATTCCGGCGCTGCTCGTAACGGTATTCGGCAAACTCTCGATGGACGGCCGCGTTAAGCTGATCGATCTTGACGTATCAGAAGGCTTCCAAAGCGCATTCCCCGGTCCGAAGTTCGGCATCCAGGGTGTGCGCGGCCTGCTCGGCGTCCATGATCGCCCGCTGCTGATGAGCATTTTCAAATCTGTTATCGGCCATGATCTTAAAGGGCTGGAAGAGCAATTCTACCAGCAGGCCCTAGGCGGAGTTGACCTAATTAAAGATGACGAGATTCTGTTCGAAAATGCCGAAACGGGCATCGATCGGCGTGTATCCGTCTGTATGGAAGCGGCCCGCAGAGCGTCGGAGCAGACGGGACAAAAGCTGCTCTACGCCGTCAATCTGACTGGCCCTACGAGCAAACTTGCCGATCAAGCTCGCCGCGCTATCGCGGAGGGCGCAAACGCACTGCTGTTCAATGTGCTCGCCTATGGTTACGATGCTCTGCATGAGCTGAGCGCCGACTCCACGATTAATGTGCCGATCGCAGCGCATCCAGCGCTGGCTGGCGCGTTTTATCCATCGCCGCATTACGGCATCGCCGCCCCGCTCTTGCTCGGCAAGCTGATGCGACTCGCTGGCGCGGATCTTGTGCTGTTCCCATCGCCATACGGCTCCGTCGTTATGCCAAAGGAAGAAAACTTGGCCATCCGCGAGGCATTGCTCGATGAAACTAGACCGTTGCGGACCAGTTTCCCTGTTCCTTCCGCTGGCATCCATCCTGGACTCGTGCCGCTGATTGTGCGCGATTTCGGTCTGGATTCCGTCGTTAATGCCGGCGGCGGCGTACATGGCCATCCCGGAGGCGCAGCCGCCGGCGGACAGGCATTCCGCCAAGCTATAACAGCGGCGATGAGCGGAGTTCCGCTTCAGCAAGCTGCAGCCGAGCCAGGCAATGAAGCACTGCGTGCAGCTGTGGAAGCTTGGGGCGTTCGCGAAGCTTAA
- a CDS encoding 2-hydroxy-3-keto-5-methylthiopentenyl-1-phosphatephosphatase codes for MNHESVHGGAAVHTEVSSAAKKRVIFCDFDGTITENDNIIAIIKHFNPEGWETLVKDTIEQRMSIQQGVGELFRLLPTSMKEEVIRFSISNAVIRAGFQELLDYCHEEEIEFFVTSGGIDFFVYPLLQPFGIPQDHIYCNRADFTGERIEILWPHSCDEHCPNGGCGMCKTAVIRRYPAESYERILIGDSITDFEGAKLADQVYSRSHLTTKCRELNLPHHEFATFHDVVASLKERQHSKKEGI; via the coding sequence ATGAATCATGAATCAGTCCACGGAGGAGCAGCTGTACATACGGAGGTTTCCTCTGCGGCCAAAAAACGCGTTATCTTCTGCGACTTCGACGGAACGATAACCGAAAATGATAATATCATCGCAATTATTAAGCATTTCAACCCCGAGGGTTGGGAAACGCTTGTGAAAGATACGATTGAACAGAGAATGTCTATCCAACAAGGAGTGGGCGAATTGTTCCGCCTGCTCCCCACTTCCATGAAGGAAGAGGTCATCCGTTTCTCTATCAGCAATGCCGTTATTCGCGCTGGGTTCCAAGAGCTGCTGGACTATTGCCATGAGGAAGAGATCGAATTTTTCGTGACGAGCGGTGGCATTGACTTTTTTGTATATCCGCTGCTGCAGCCATTCGGTATTCCTCAAGATCATATCTATTGCAACCGTGCAGATTTTACCGGTGAGAGAATCGAGATTCTGTGGCCCCATTCCTGCGATGAGCATTGTCCAAATGGCGGCTGCGGCATGTGCAAAACAGCGGTCATACGCCGTTATCCGGCCGAGTCCTATGAACGGATTCTAATCGGCGACAGCATCACCGACTTCGAAGGCGCGAAGCTGGCCGATCAAGTGTACTCCCGCTCCCATCTTACGACCAAATGCCGTGAGCTCAACCTTCCACACCATGAATTCGCTACCTTCCATGATGTAGTGGCCAGCCTGAAGGAGCGCCAGCACTCCAAGAAAGAAGGGATTTAA
- a CDS encoding methylthioribulose-1-phosphate dehydratase, producing MSFQEFQPKLEEKQRAYAELAEVKELFASRGWFAGTSGNLSVRVGDYNPGSFQFAITASGKDKSKHTPEDYLLVDQNGKPCESTALKPSAETLIHCEIYRLTGAGAIFHIHSIFSNVISEWFWERRSVPVTGVELIKGLGIWEEEAHIEIPIVPNFADIPRIVPEITDVLNPRLPGVLLRKHGIYAWGADAFEAKRHLESFEFLFEYVYRWELLNKGRA from the coding sequence ATGTCATTTCAGGAATTCCAACCGAAGCTTGAGGAAAAACAGCGCGCATATGCCGAGCTGGCCGAGGTGAAAGAGCTATTCGCCTCTCGCGGCTGGTTCGCCGGGACAAGCGGTAATTTATCCGTGCGCGTTGGGGACTACAACCCGGGCAGCTTCCAGTTCGCCATTACAGCGAGTGGCAAGGATAAGTCCAAGCATACGCCTGAGGACTACCTGCTCGTCGACCAGAATGGCAAGCCTTGCGAGTCCACCGCACTGAAGCCCTCTGCCGAAACGTTGATCCATTGCGAAATTTATCGTTTGACTGGAGCAGGAGCTATTTTCCATATTCATTCCATCTTCAGCAATGTCATCTCGGAATGGTTCTGGGAGCGCCGCTCCGTGCCCGTCACTGGCGTTGAGCTGATCAAAGGACTCGGCATTTGGGAGGAAGAAGCTCATATCGAGATTCCCATCGTGCCTAACTTTGCCGATATTCCGCGCATCGTACCCGAAATTACCGATGTGCTGAACCCTCGCCTGCCAGGCGTGCTGCTGCGCAAACACGGCATTTATGCTTGGGGAGCAGATGCCTTTGAGGCAAAGCGTCACCTGGAATCGTTTGAATTCCTGTTTGAATACGTGTACCGCTGGGAGCTGCTGAACAAAGGCCGCGCTTAA
- a CDS encoding DNA-binding transcriptional regulator, MocR family, contains an aminotransferase domain, producing the protein MEPIEQHEADEEREQREQHGSKIEKGHLNQSESSSMRLKVEQAVLEGVRTGEWKEGERVPSVRVMAERLGVHRLTVLKAYNRLEQAGLLEAKYRSGYFVRSRDSGKGDSELGHEEHWAYAARPGYRNRSRLSDIHRMPVKYRMSEALLDPALLPNRFLASHAKEVLDQHPMVLSTYSTVMGDLSLREAMAEYFQDRYGIEVNADEIMVTSGSSQAIDLVSRALMKPGDKVMVERPTYSPAIDIFQQQGIRMLPVELTPEGFDMERVEVLMRLEKPRMFYLNPTFHNPTGYTVPIHQRKALIELAERYSCILIEDDVYYDLYFDNPPPPPMFYYDTEGFVVYIRSYSKYIAPGLRISFLLARPSVMEAIFPLKALSDAGTPLLGQKIFHSFFFSARMQEHIVKLRLAVRLRKEAMERVLARSGWQWESPDGGLNLWVRLPEGVSAELLLARGLDQSVAFVPGSICDPNGEMDNWIRLSYSLLGEKSLEEGVERLISAADYV; encoded by the coding sequence TTGGAACCGATTGAACAGCATGAAGCCGATGAAGAGCGTGAACAACGTGAACAACATGGAAGTAAAATCGAGAAAGGACATCTTAACCAATCGGAGTCGAGTTCTATGAGGCTTAAGGTTGAGCAGGCAGTTCTGGAAGGAGTAAGAACTGGAGAATGGAAGGAAGGGGAGCGCGTTCCTTCGGTTCGCGTTATGGCGGAACGGCTAGGCGTGCATCGATTAACGGTGCTGAAGGCGTACAACCGGCTAGAACAAGCGGGATTGCTGGAAGCCAAGTACCGATCCGGTTATTTTGTGAGAAGCCGTGACTCAGGCAAGGGAGACTCTGAACTAGGGCATGAAGAGCACTGGGCATATGCCGCTAGACCAGGGTATCGCAATCGCAGCCGATTATCTGATATCCACCGCATGCCTGTGAAATATCGCATGTCCGAGGCTCTGCTTGATCCCGCGCTTCTTCCGAACCGTTTTCTTGCCAGCCACGCCAAAGAGGTGCTGGATCAGCACCCGATGGTGCTGAGCACATACTCGACCGTAATGGGTGATCTCTCCTTAAGGGAGGCGATGGCAGAATATTTCCAGGATCGATATGGGATTGAGGTCAATGCGGATGAAATTATGGTTACTTCCGGTTCTTCACAAGCGATCGATCTCGTATCCCGAGCTTTGATGAAACCAGGGGATAAAGTGATGGTCGAGCGGCCAACGTACAGTCCAGCGATTGATATTTTTCAGCAGCAAGGAATTCGCATGCTTCCAGTGGAGCTTACCCCTGAAGGGTTTGATATGGAGCGGGTGGAGGTGCTGATGCGGCTTGAAAAACCCCGGATGTTTTATCTGAATCCGACTTTCCATAACCCTACCGGTTATACGGTTCCGATCCATCAGCGAAAAGCGCTGATCGAGCTGGCGGAGCGTTATTCCTGCATTTTGATCGAAGATGATGTGTATTATGATCTCTATTTCGATAACCCTCCGCCACCGCCAATGTTCTATTACGACACGGAAGGTTTTGTCGTATATATTCGCAGCTACAGCAAATATATCGCCCCTGGCCTCCGCATTTCTTTTCTTCTTGCACGTCCTTCCGTCATGGAGGCAATCTTCCCGCTCAAAGCGCTGTCCGATGCCGGAACTCCGCTGCTCGGGCAGAAAATATTCCACTCCTTCTTTTTCTCAGCCCGGATGCAGGAGCATATCGTGAAGCTGCGGCTTGCTGTGCGGTTGCGCAAAGAGGCGATGGAACGCGTTTTGGCACGGTCTGGCTGGCAGTGGGAAAGTCCGGACGGGGGATTGAATTTGTGGGTGCGGCTGCCTGAAGGCGTATCGGCCGAGCTATTGTTAGCTCGCGGCCTGGATCAGTCCGTTGCCTTTGTACCCGGCAGCATCTGTGATCCAAACGGAGAGATGGATAATTGGATTCGCCTCAGCTACTCGCTGCTCGGGGAAAAAAGCCTGGAAGAGGGAGTGGAAAGGCTAATCAGCGCAGCAGACTATGTGTAG
- a CDS encoding Permease of the drug/metabolite transporter (DMT) superfamily — MVWFNYVLMCAVFGTTFLAIKMGVEAGLPPFLSAGIRFVAAGGILFAWLCLRGKTSLSLLWRKEVLLIAAGSTFTTFSALYWAEQHIESGMAAVLSATGPIVIMLMQSLAMKQSTTRLDKIGCALGFIGVIVLMLPKLTGGSDTLWLIACVLVLLAQLGYGAGSLLTRRMLLREPELSPVVLNSAQMIAGGTGLLLISLFAENPSSASIDPLPAAGSLLYLIVVGSMLGHSLYAWLIKATNAFFPSTWLYVSPIIALSLGAIIFQEQITIVSVGGSLLVLAGIVAPKLKEIKATINKPVPSKKAA; from the coding sequence ATGGTTTGGTTCAATTATGTTCTTATGTGCGCTGTATTCGGCACCACATTCCTAGCCATTAAGATGGGCGTGGAAGCGGGGCTGCCGCCTTTTCTGTCGGCAGGCATTCGGTTTGTTGCGGCGGGGGGCATCCTTTTTGCATGGCTATGTTTAAGGGGCAAAACATCCCTCTCGCTGTTATGGCGCAAAGAAGTGCTGCTGATTGCAGCGGGCAGTACGTTTACGACGTTCTCAGCCTTGTACTGGGCGGAGCAGCATATTGAATCCGGCATGGCCGCCGTGCTGTCTGCTACCGGTCCAATTGTCATTATGCTCATGCAATCCTTAGCCATGAAACAGTCTACCACTCGATTGGACAAAATAGGCTGCGCTTTAGGCTTCATAGGTGTAATAGTGCTCATGCTGCCAAAACTGACAGGAGGCAGCGACACCTTATGGTTGATTGCCTGTGTGCTTGTTCTGCTCGCACAACTCGGTTATGGAGCCGGAAGTCTTTTGACGCGCCGAATGCTTCTGCGAGAACCGGAACTGTCCCCCGTTGTTTTAAACTCAGCGCAAATGATCGCCGGAGGAACCGGACTGCTCCTGATCTCTCTTTTCGCAGAAAATCCGTCCTCCGCATCGATCGATCCCCTGCCCGCAGCAGGCTCGTTGTTGTATCTAATTGTGGTCGGATCCATGCTTGGCCATAGCCTCTATGCCTGGTTGATTAAAGCAACTAACGCTTTTTTCCCTTCCACTTGGCTCTATGTATCGCCTATAATTGCTCTCAGTCTTGGCGCAATTATATTCCAAGAGCAAATAACTATTGTCTCCGTTGGCGGAAGCTTACTGGTGCTGGCAGGCATCGTAGCTCCGAAGCTGAAGGAAATAAAGGCAACTATTAATAAACCTGTCCCTTCCAAAAAAGCGGCTTAG
- a CDS encoding Sugar phosphate isomerase/epimerase codes for MAIMNPIGVIVDSFQVGVREGLRKAKEVGADGVQIYAVDGEMDPDRLDAANRRELREYIESLGLTISALVGDLAGHGFQDKKENVWKVEKSKRILDLALDLGCNIVTTHIGIVPDDENSEIYQTMLQACDEISRYASSKNAYFAIETGPERAAHLKEFLDKLSTNGLSVNFDPANMVMVTGDDPVQGVYTLGSYIVHTHAKDGIKLKENVDPRKVYGMLGFEHEAMSHEKLAVEAQEGDDFREVPLGEGKVDWPNYLRALQDIGYTGYLTIEREVGSQPEKDIAAAVQFLKGFRS; via the coding sequence ATGGCTATTATGAATCCGATCGGCGTTATTGTGGACAGCTTCCAGGTAGGCGTTCGTGAAGGGCTGCGCAAGGCGAAAGAAGTCGGCGCAGACGGCGTACAAATCTATGCTGTAGATGGTGAAATGGACCCGGACCGTCTCGATGCGGCCAACCGCAGGGAGCTCCGCGAATACATCGAATCTCTCGGCCTTACCATTTCCGCGCTCGTAGGTGATTTGGCAGGACATGGCTTCCAGGATAAAAAAGAGAACGTCTGGAAGGTCGAGAAATCCAAGCGTATTCTAGATCTGGCGCTTGATTTGGGATGTAACATTGTCACTACTCATATCGGTATCGTGCCAGATGATGAAAACAGTGAAATCTATCAAACGATGCTGCAAGCTTGCGATGAGATCAGCCGTTATGCAAGCAGCAAAAACGCCTACTTCGCGATTGAGACAGGTCCAGAGCGTGCAGCGCATCTGAAAGAATTCCTCGACAAGCTAAGCACAAACGGGCTGTCCGTCAACTTTGATCCGGCCAATATGGTCATGGTGACAGGCGACGACCCGGTGCAAGGCGTATACACATTGGGCAGTTATATTGTCCACACCCATGCCAAGGACGGTATTAAGCTCAAGGAAAATGTGGACCCTCGCAAAGTTTATGGCATGCTCGGCTTCGAGCATGAAGCGATGAGCCATGAGAAGCTTGCGGTTGAAGCTCAGGAAGGCGATGATTTCCGCGAGGTGCCGCTTGGCGAGGGCAAGGTAGACTGGCCGAACTATCTGAGAGCGCTGCAGGATATCGGATACACCGGTTACCTGACGATTGAGCGCGAGGTCGGCTCACAGCCGGAGAAGGATATTGCCGCAGCCGTACAGTTTTTGAAAGGCTTTCGCTCGTAA
- a CDS encoding Predicted dehydrogenase, translating to MIRIGMIGLGFMGRAHLENYLRLEQEGVQVKVVAICDADPVKLQGGGGGGNLDAGSTVVDLTAFAQYTSIAEMLEKEDLDAVDITLPTFLHRQVTVQCLEAGVHVLCEKPMAMDTDECDAMIQAAEQAGKSLLIGQCLRFWPAYVELKKLIDEGSLGKVTYAYFYRGGGTPTWGPWVLEKDKGGGALLDMHVHDTDVVNWLFGKPEAVSTNAVNVIPGSGYDIVSTNYRYPQEAVIHTQVDWTLNGDFGFEMGFRVTFQNGNLQFVNNQLRVNPNDAPGYVAELSDNQGYYYEIKYFVESLLNGTPIEEADGQSTKDTIAIVRAEIASADQRGEWVTVG from the coding sequence ATGATTCGAATTGGTATGATTGGACTTGGCTTCATGGGACGGGCCCATTTGGAAAACTATTTGCGGCTGGAGCAGGAGGGTGTGCAGGTTAAGGTTGTCGCAATCTGCGACGCCGACCCGGTCAAGCTGCAGGGCGGCGGAGGCGGAGGCAATCTCGACGCAGGCAGTACGGTCGTGGATTTGACAGCTTTTGCCCAATATACTTCCATTGCCGAGATGCTCGAAAAAGAGGATCTGGACGCGGTAGATATTACTTTGCCAACCTTCCTGCACCGCCAGGTGACAGTTCAATGCCTGGAAGCAGGCGTGCATGTATTATGCGAGAAGCCGATGGCGATGGATACAGATGAGTGTGACGCGATGATTCAGGCAGCTGAGCAAGCTGGTAAATCGCTGCTGATCGGCCAATGCCTGCGCTTCTGGCCAGCCTACGTTGAGCTGAAAAAGCTAATCGACGAAGGTTCACTCGGAAAAGTAACCTATGCTTATTTCTACCGCGGCGGCGGGACACCGACTTGGGGCCCTTGGGTGCTCGAAAAGGATAAAGGCGGCGGTGCTCTTCTGGACATGCATGTGCATGATACCGATGTTGTTAACTGGCTGTTCGGCAAGCCGGAAGCTGTTTCCACGAATGCAGTTAATGTCATCCCAGGCAGCGGATATGACATCGTGTCGACGAATTATCGTTACCCGCAAGAAGCGGTCATCCACACTCAGGTGGACTGGACGCTGAACGGCGATTTCGGCTTTGAGATGGGCTTCCGGGTCACTTTCCAAAATGGTAATCTGCAGTTCGTCAACAATCAGCTGCGCGTGAATCCCAATGATGCTCCGGGTTATGTCGCAGAGCTGTCGGATAACCAGGGGTACTATTACGAAATCAAGTATTTCGTAGAATCTCTGCTGAACGGCACGCCGATTGAAGAAGCGGACGGTCAAAGCACGAAGGACACTATCGCCATTGTACGCGCCGAAATCGCCTCCGCTGATCAGCGCGGAGAATGGGTAACGGTCGGCTAA
- a CDS encoding hexulose-6-phosphate isomerase — MKKGINAWSFPAGTTVEQSITIAKDAGFDGIELALEETGQLSLESSEKEVLGYLQLARDTGLELSSLASGLYWSYPPTSDSEATRTKAKDIIRKQLEFAALLEVDTILVVPGAVGVDFIPDAPVVAYDKAYERALETFQELASEAEELKVSIGVENVWNKFLLSPLEMRGFIDAVGSDYVGSYFDVGNVVYSGYPEHWIQILGSRIKKVHFKDYRRAAGGLHGFVDLLAGDVDYPAVVRELEAIGYDSFVTAEMIPPYTHHSVQIVYNTSAAMDAILGRSKR; from the coding sequence ATGAAAAAAGGAATTAACGCATGGTCCTTCCCGGCTGGTACTACGGTTGAGCAAAGCATCACCATCGCCAAGGACGCTGGATTCGACGGTATTGAGCTTGCTCTGGAGGAAACCGGTCAGCTTAGCCTGGAAAGCAGCGAAAAGGAAGTTCTCGGTTATTTGCAGCTTGCACGCGATACGGGCCTGGAGCTGTCCAGCCTGGCGAGCGGTTTGTACTGGTCCTATCCGCCAACGAGCGATAGCGAGGCTACCCGCACGAAGGCGAAGGATATCATCCGCAAACAGCTCGAATTTGCAGCCCTTCTTGAAGTGGATACGATTCTGGTTGTGCCGGGTGCAGTCGGTGTTGATTTCATCCCTGATGCTCCGGTAGTCGCCTATGATAAAGCTTATGAACGCGCCTTGGAGACGTTCCAGGAGCTGGCATCCGAAGCAGAGGAGCTCAAGGTCAGCATCGGTGTTGAAAATGTGTGGAACAAATTCCTGCTGTCCCCGCTAGAGATGAGAGGTTTCATCGATGCGGTCGGTTCCGATTATGTCGGCTCCTACTTCGATGTAGGCAACGTCGTTTACTCCGGTTATCCGGAGCATTGGATTCAAATTCTCGGCTCCCGCATCAAAAAAGTGCACTTTAAAGATTACCGCCGCGCGGCTGGCGGACTTCATGGCTTTGTTGATCTGCTTGCCGGTGATGTGGACTATCCGGCCGTCGTTCGTGAACTGGAAGCAATCGGCTATGACAGCTTTGTCACGGCTGAGATGATCCCGCCTTATACGCATCATAGCGTTCAAATCGTATACAACACTTCGGCAGCAATGGATGCCATTCTCGGAAGGAGCAAACGATAA